A stretch of Myroides oncorhynchi DNA encodes these proteins:
- a CDS encoding gliding motility-associated C-terminal domain-containing protein, translated as MKKENALKLVLFSGGLIWSTLSNAQEKLNLYNSGSIFVESKEVLSVQGQFENAKGASFTNLGEVHFLDDFNNEGDFVFSKTERGSKVFFSQLEGTKIKKKISGGANSTEFDNVFFDTEGIDLQNEISISGRANFERGNVIVNTPLSGSITFTEGSSIGSVGDSSHVVGMADREGKSELTMPIGDGTYYRPITLGDSKGTKDLFQSEYKRSNPLVGRTHTKKNAIVEINNAEYWEVKNEVKDGGAIILTLSWNEKTTPASLLVNPEKGLHILRWDAKELVWVDEGGIVDVTSKTVRTPMTVNASGIFTLGIVDVDYNAEIKIYNAVSPNGDGLNDYFIIENIGKYPNTVEIFNRWSSKVYSTTNYDPNGDGSTNVFKGEAEGKGVSSSGKLATGTYYYIVRYEVRTANGSEWIKRSGYLHLENN; from the coding sequence ATGAAAAAAGAAAATGCATTGAAGTTAGTTCTGTTTTCGGGGGGATTGATTTGGTCTACACTAAGTAATGCTCAAGAAAAGTTAAATTTATATAATAGTGGTTCAATTTTTGTTGAATCAAAAGAAGTGTTATCAGTCCAAGGTCAATTTGAGAATGCTAAGGGGGCTAGCTTTACTAATTTAGGCGAAGTTCATTTTTTAGATGATTTTAATAATGAGGGAGATTTTGTTTTTTCAAAGACTGAACGAGGGAGTAAGGTATTCTTTTCTCAATTAGAGGGAACAAAAATTAAGAAGAAAATATCAGGAGGAGCAAATTCTACAGAGTTTGACAATGTGTTTTTTGATACAGAAGGGATAGACTTACAAAATGAAATAAGTATCTCAGGTCGAGCTAATTTTGAGCGTGGTAATGTAATTGTCAATACCCCTTTATCAGGGAGTATAACATTCACAGAAGGATCTTCAATAGGTAGTGTAGGTGATAGTAGCCATGTAGTAGGTATGGCAGATCGCGAAGGGAAAAGTGAATTGACAATGCCTATAGGAGATGGAACCTACTATCGCCCTATTACTTTAGGTGATAGTAAGGGGACCAAGGATTTGTTTCAGAGTGAATACAAGCGCAGTAATCCATTAGTTGGCAGAACACATACAAAGAAAAATGCTATTGTTGAGATTAACAATGCAGAGTATTGGGAGGTTAAAAACGAAGTGAAAGATGGAGGTGCAATAATTTTAACATTGAGTTGGAACGAAAAAACAACTCCTGCAAGTTTATTGGTTAATCCAGAAAAGGGATTACATATTCTACGTTGGGATGCAAAGGAATTGGTTTGGGTTGATGAAGGAGGTATAGTGGATGTTACTAGTAAAACAGTTCGCACGCCTATGACCGTTAATGCATCAGGCATCTTTACATTGGGTATAGTTGATGTAGATTACAATGCGGAGATTAAGATTTATAATGCAGTATCACCAAATGGGGATGGATTGAATGATTATTTTATCATAGAGAATATTGGTAAATACCCTAATACAGTAGAGATTTTTAATCGTTGGAGCTCAAAAGTATATAGTACTACTAATTACGATCCTAATGGAGATGGAAGTACTAATGTATTTAAAGGAGAGGCAGAGGGAAAAGGAGTTTCATCTAGTGGAAAGTTGGCAACAGGAACTTACTATTACATAGTTAGATATGAAGTCCGTACAGCAAATGGTTCAGAATGGATTAAGAGATCAGGTTATTTACATTTAGAAAATAATTAG